From Bufo gargarizans isolate SCDJY-AF-19 chromosome 10, ASM1485885v1, whole genome shotgun sequence, the proteins below share one genomic window:
- the NAT10 gene encoding LOW QUALITY PROTEIN: RNA cytidine acetyltransferase (The sequence of the model RefSeq protein was modified relative to this genomic sequence to represent the inferred CDS: deleted 1 base in 1 codon), giving the protein MQRKKIDNRIRVLIENGVAEKQRSFFVIVGDHGKDQVVILHHMLSKSAVKARPSVLWCYKKELGFSSNRKKKMRKLQKRIQSGSLNIKEDDPFELFIAATNIRYCYYNETHKILGNTYGMCVLQDFEALTPNLLARTIETVEGGGIVVLLLRTMASLKQLYTMTMDVHSRYRTEAHQDVVGRFNERFILSMASCKNCMMIDDQLNILPISSQIANLKPLPPKSQDTELTPEEQELQEVKLSLQDTQPVGVLVENCKTLDQAKAVLKFIEAISEKTLRSTVALTAARGRGKSAALGLAIAGAVAFGYSNIFVTSPSPDNLHTLFEFIFKGFDSLQYQEHLDYEIIQSLNPEFEKAVVRVNVFKEHRQTIQYIHPADAVKLGQAELVVIDEAAAIPLPLVKSLLGPYLVFMASTINGYEGTGRSLSLKLIQQLRQQSAESQVSITAENKSSSTQRLASARTLHEVSLQESIRYAPGDPVEKWLNDLLCLDCLNISRIISGCPLPETCELYYVNRDTLFCYHKASESFLQRLMVLYVASHYKNSPNDLQMLSDAPAHHLFCLLPPVPPTQNALPEVLAVIQVCLEGEISRQSIMSSLSRGKKASGDLIPWTVSEQFQDPDFGSLSGGRVVRIAVHPDYQGMGYGSRALQLLQMYYEGQFPCLEENEKNKPQEITSISSEAVSLLEESVSPRKNLPPLLLRLSERPAEKLDYLGVSYGLTPKLLKFWKRAGFIPVYLRQTPNDLTGEHSCIMLKSLQEEEESGQEPWLTAFWKDFRRRFLSLLSYQFRNFSPSVALNMLQNKNVKKESPILLTRPELESSFTPYDLKRLEMYSQNMVDYHLIMDLIPAISKMFFLQRYGVLNLSAAQSALLLGLGLQHKSVDQLEKEIELPSGQLMGLFNRIIRKVVQLLNRIQEKAVEDEMVTTKEVIMKPTLKSLNEDLEEAAKEFQQKHNEEVQKLKGINLSQYVIRGEDDEWNEALKNNGQNASIVSVKSDKKRKLEQPERNRGKLQKKSNKNKDRKQKFGK; this is encoded by the exons ATGCAGCGGAAGAAGATTGATAACCGTATCCGGGTGCTGATCGAGAATGGGGTGGCAGAGAAACAACGAAGCTTCTTTGTCATCGTGGGTGATCATGGAAAGGATCAG GTGGTCATTCTCCATCACATGCTCTCCAAATCCGCAGTGAAAGCTCGGCCTTCCGTCCTCTGGTGTTACAAGAAAGAATTGGGTTTCAGCAG CAACCGCAAGAAAAAAATGAGGAAGCTA CAGAAACGGATCCAGAGCGGCTCGCTGAACATCAAGGAGGACGACCCCTTCGAGCTCTTTATCGCCGCCACCAACATCCGCTATTGTTACTACAACGAGACCCATAAAATCCTGGGGAACACGTACGGCATGTGCGTCCTGCAG GACTTTGAGGCGCTGACTCCCAACTTGCTGGCTCGTACCATCGAAACAGTGGAAGGAGGTGGAATCGTTGTCCTCCTGCTGCGCACCATGGCTTCCCTCAAGCAGTTGTACACCATGACTATG GATGTTCACTCTCGGTACAGAACAGAGGCCCATCAAGATGTGGTCGGTCGCTTCAATGAAAG GTTCATCTTGTCTATGGCCTCCTGTAAGAACTGCATGATGATCGACGACCAGCTGAATATTCTGCCCATCTCCAGCCAAATTGCCAACCTCAAGCCCCTGCCGCCAAAGTCCCAG GACACAGAGCTGACACCTGAGGAGCAGGAACTGCAGGAGGTGAAGCTCAGTCTTCAGGACACACAACCCGTGGGCGTTCTGGTGGAGAACTGCAAAACACTGGATCAA GCTAAGGCAGTGCTGAAGTTTATTGAAGCCATATCCGAGAAGACTCTCCGAAGTACAGTTGCCCTGACTGCGGCTCGAGGCCGAGGAAAATCGGCTGCTCTTGGTCTGGCCATCGCAGGAGCTGTGGCATTTGG GTATTCCAACATCTTTGTGACGTCTCCAAGTCCAGATAACCTGCACACCCTGTTCGAGTTCATATTCAAAGGTTTCGACTCGCTGCAGTACCAG GAGCACCTGGACTATGAGATCATCCAGTCCCTGAACCCAGAGTTTGAGAAAGCTGTTGTTCGTGTGAATGTCTTCAAGGAGCACCGACAGACCATACAG TACATCCACCCGGCCGATGCCGTCAAGTTGGGGCAAGCGGAGCTGGTGGTCATTGATGAAGCCGCTGCAATTCCTTTGCCTCTGGTCAAGAGTCTCCTGGGGCCCTACTTGGTGTTTATGGCGTCCACCATCAATGG GTATGAGGGAACCGGCCGCTCTCTGTCCCTTAAACTGATACAGCAGCTCCGCCAGCAGAGTGCAGAGAGTCAGGTCTCCATTACTGCTGAGAACAAGTCCTCAAGCACCCAGCGACTGGCCTCAG CTCGGACTCTTCATGAAGTTTCCCTGCAGGAATCTATACGTTACGCTCCTGGAGACCCGGTGGAGAAATGGCTGAATGACCTCTTGTGTTTGGACTGTCTGAATATCAGCAGGATCATTTCCGGATGTCCCTTGCCCGAGACGTGTGAGCT ATATTACGTAAACCGTGACACGCTCTTCTGCTACCACAAAGCATCAGAATCGTTCCTGCAAAGACTAATGGTGCTCTATGTCGCTTCTCATTACAAG AATTCACCGAATGACCTGCAGATGTTGTCCGACGCTCCGGCTCATCACCTGTTCTGCCTCCTTCCTCCGGTTCCTCCTACCCAGAATGCTTTACCTGAAGTCTTAGCTGTGATCCAG GTCTGTCTCGAAGGAGAGATTTCTCGTCAGTCAATCATGAGCAGTCTTTCCCGAGGGAAGAAAGCATCTGGAGACCTCATTCCCTGGACAGTGTCAGAACAG TTTCAAGATCCTGACTTTGGCAGTTTATCTGGAGGAAGAGTAGTAAGAATTGCCGTCCACCCGGACTACCAAGGG ATGGGTTACGGGAGCCGGGCcttgcagctgctgcagatgtaTTATGAGGGACAGTTTCCTTGCCTGGAAGAAAATGAGAAGAATAAACCTCAGGAGATCACCTCCATAAGCAGCGAG GCTGTCAGCCTCCTGGAAGAGTCCGTGTCCCCTCGGAAGAACCTGCCTCCTTTACTGCTGCGGCTGAGTGAGAGACCTGCTGAAAAGCTGGATTACCTTggggtatcctatgggttaactCCCAAACTTTTAAA GTTCTGGAAGCGGGCCGGGTTCATTCCTGTGTACCTGCGACAAACGCCG AATGACCTCACGGGGGAGCACTCCTGCATCATGCTGAAGAGtctgcaggaggaagaggagtccgGGCAAGAGCCATGGCTGACGGCGTTTTGGAAAG ATTTTAGGAGACGCTTCCTGTCTCTCCTTTCCTATCAGTTCAGAAACTTCTCGCCGTCCGTGGCGCTGAATATGCTACAGAACAAAAACGTCAAGAAGGAATCTCCAATCT TGCTCACCCGCCCGGAGCTGGAGTCCTCCTTTACCCCCTACGACCTGAAGCGCCTGGAGATGTACTCTCAGAACATGGTGGACTATCACCTCATCATGGATCTTATTCCCGCTATTTCCAAAATGTTCTTTTTACAGCGATATGGAGTCCTAAACCTGTCCGCGGCTCAGTCT GCTCTGCTTCTGGGCCTTGGGCTGCAGCACAAGTCAGTGGACCAGCTGGAGAAGGAGATCGAGCTGCCCAGCGGTCAGCTCATGGGTCTTTTCAATCGTATCATCAGGAAAGTGGTCCAG TTACTTAATAGAATACAGGAGAAGGCCGTGGAGGACGAGATGGTGACCACAAAGGAAGTCATCATGAAGCCCACCTTGAAGTCTCTGAATGAGGATTTG GAAGAAGCAGCCAAGGAATTCCAGCAGAAGCACAATGAGGAAGTGCAGAAGTTAAAGGGCATAAATCTGTCCCA ATACGTCATCCGAGGTGAAGATGATGAGTGGAACGAAGCCCTGAAGAACAATGGGCAGAACGCGTCTATCGTCAGTGTGAAGAG TGACAAGAAACGCAAACTAGAGCAGCCGGAGAGAAACAGAGGAAAGCTGCAAAAGAagtcaaataaaaataaagaccGGAAGCAGAAATTTGGCAAATGA